From a single Micromonospora pallida genomic region:
- a CDS encoding branched-chain amino acid ABC transporter substrate-binding protein translates to MRRSYVRALSAVGLAAALVAVAGCQDAGSDTEAGGDGKCGGKIAIYGAFTGPNAGLVLPSLNGAKLAVKQHNEKNPNCKVELKEFDTTGDPTQATPVANQVAQDQSFTSVIGGHFSGETKATMATYEAAGLVMVSPSATAAELTTAGNKSFHRVVGNDATQGTAAVTYLNNVLKPTKVFVIDDGQPYGAGIIAEVKKGLGAKVVAEDKVQTEQTNFDATISKIKSSGADVIAYGGYTNEAAPLLKQARAAGITAKFLGFDGLYDPGFPAGAGAGAEGAIVTCPCLPATEAGGTFAADYEKEYGEAPGSYGAEGYDGAVVLLEGYAAGKSTRKELLEWVDAYDKPGVSKHVKFDANGDVDKSKVVIWAYEIKGGQIVPKEEIKLS, encoded by the coding sequence GTGAGGCGTAGTTATGTACGGGCGCTCAGCGCCGTCGGGCTGGCGGCGGCGCTGGTCGCGGTCGCGGGCTGCCAGGATGCCGGCAGTGACACCGAGGCCGGCGGCGACGGCAAGTGCGGTGGCAAGATCGCCATCTACGGGGCCTTCACCGGCCCGAACGCCGGTCTGGTGCTGCCGTCGCTGAACGGCGCGAAGCTGGCCGTCAAGCAGCACAACGAGAAGAACCCGAACTGCAAGGTCGAGCTCAAGGAGTTCGACACCACGGGTGACCCGACCCAGGCGACCCCGGTGGCGAACCAGGTCGCCCAGGACCAGTCGTTCACCTCGGTGATCGGTGGTCACTTCTCCGGCGAGACCAAGGCGACCATGGCGACCTACGAGGCCGCCGGGCTGGTCATGGTGAGCCCGTCGGCGACCGCCGCGGAGCTGACCACCGCCGGTAACAAGTCGTTCCACCGGGTCGTCGGCAACGACGCCACCCAGGGCACGGCCGCGGTGACGTACCTGAACAACGTGCTCAAGCCGACCAAGGTCTTCGTGATCGACGACGGCCAGCCGTACGGTGCGGGCATCATCGCCGAGGTCAAGAAGGGCCTCGGCGCGAAGGTGGTCGCCGAGGACAAGGTCCAGACCGAGCAGACCAACTTCGACGCCACCATCTCGAAGATCAAGTCCTCGGGCGCCGACGTGATCGCCTACGGCGGTTACACCAACGAGGCGGCGCCGCTGCTGAAGCAGGCGCGGGCCGCGGGCATCACCGCGAAGTTCCTCGGCTTCGACGGCCTCTACGACCCGGGCTTCCCGGCCGGTGCCGGCGCTGGCGCCGAGGGCGCGATCGTGACCTGCCCGTGCCTGCCGGCCACCGAGGCCGGTGGCACCTTCGCCGCCGACTACGAGAAGGAGTACGGCGAGGCGCCGGGCTCCTACGGCGCGGAGGGCTACGACGGCGCGGTGGTGCTGCTGGAGGGCTACGCGGCCGGCAAGTCCACCCGCAAGGAGCTGCTCGAGTGGGTCGACGCCTACGACAAGCCGGGCGTGTCCAAGCACGTCAAGTTCGACGCCAACGGTGACGTCGACAAGTCCAAGGTCGTCATCTGGGCGTACGAGATCAAGGGCGGCCAGATCGTTCCCAAGGAAGAAATCAAGCTCAGCTGA
- a CDS encoding trypsin-like serine peptidase produces the protein MKSFRQFVIVCTVVGAALATGAVAYASPAAGTFSVGERARAVAHWTPERMRAAVPLESLAHAGKSASPASSGPATSGPATSGPASGRPVSASATVPASFPHPGGPWPGGGSVSRTVGRVFAITHDNRDVWCTATAVTSVNKSTTMTAAHCVRYGGFYLARWVFAPGYHQGVAPYGLWPARRIMAMDNSGGSPNPVYDVGAGIVAPLNGRYLTDVVGGEGITFNEPVIRDRYAFGYVVSAPYYGNWLAYCSGTTSSDPYGNPTLACTMGTGAGGGPWFVRFDEATGSGLLNSVTAVGSTTSRLVGAYFGELARTFYLTAQSS, from the coding sequence ATGAAATCCTTCCGGCAGTTCGTGATCGTGTGCACCGTGGTCGGCGCGGCGTTGGCCACCGGTGCCGTGGCGTACGCGTCACCGGCCGCGGGGACGTTCTCCGTGGGAGAGCGGGCTCGGGCGGTCGCCCACTGGACCCCGGAGCGGATGCGCGCGGCGGTGCCCCTCGAGTCGCTGGCGCACGCGGGGAAGAGCGCGAGCCCGGCCAGCAGCGGCCCGGCCACCAGCGGCCCGGCCACCAGCGGGCCGGCGTCCGGCCGACCGGTGAGCGCCTCCGCCACCGTACCGGCGAGCTTCCCCCACCCGGGCGGTCCCTGGCCGGGTGGCGGAAGCGTGAGCCGGACGGTCGGCCGGGTCTTCGCCATCACCCACGACAACCGGGACGTCTGGTGCACCGCGACCGCCGTGACCAGCGTCAACAAGAGCACCACCATGACCGCAGCGCACTGTGTGCGGTACGGCGGCTTCTACCTGGCCCGGTGGGTCTTCGCGCCGGGCTACCACCAGGGTGTCGCCCCGTACGGCCTCTGGCCGGCGCGCCGGATCATGGCGATGGACAACAGCGGAGGCTCCCCTAACCCTGTCTACGACGTCGGCGCCGGTATCGTCGCGCCGCTGAACGGCAGGTACCTGACCGACGTGGTGGGCGGCGAGGGGATCACCTTCAACGAGCCCGTGATCCGGGACAGGTACGCCTTCGGGTACGTCGTGTCCGCCCCCTACTACGGGAACTGGCTGGCCTACTGTAGTGGCACCACGTCCAGTGACCCGTACGGGAACCCGACCCTGGCCTGCACCATGGGCACGGGTGCCGGGGGCGGGCCGTGGTTCGTGCGGTTCGACGAGGCGACCGGGTCCGGCCTGCTCAACTCGGTGACCGCCGTCGGGTCCACCACGAGCCGACTGGTGGGCGCCTACTTCGGTGAGTTGGCGCGGACCTTCTACCTCACCGCGCAATCGAGCTGA
- a CDS encoding ANTAR domain-containing response regulator, translating to MAETQTGAERRRVLIAEDEALIRLDLAEMLVEEGYEVVGEAGDGETAVRLAEELKPDLVILDIKMPIMDGLAAAERIAGARIAPVIILTAFSQRDLVERARAAGAMAYLVKPFQKSDLVPAVEIALSRYSEIAALEAEVAGLTDRLEIRKTVERAKGALMTTYNMTEPQAFKWIQRTAMDHRMTMKEVAERILTETAGGEAAQPAG from the coding sequence GTGGCCGAGACGCAGACGGGGGCCGAGCGCAGGCGCGTGCTGATCGCCGAGGACGAGGCGCTCATCCGGCTCGATTTGGCCGAGATGCTCGTCGAGGAGGGCTACGAGGTCGTCGGTGAGGCGGGTGACGGCGAGACCGCCGTCCGGCTCGCCGAGGAACTCAAGCCCGACCTGGTGATCCTCGACATCAAGATGCCGATCATGGACGGCCTGGCCGCCGCCGAGCGGATCGCCGGGGCCCGGATCGCCCCGGTGATCATCCTGACCGCGTTCAGCCAGCGGGACCTGGTCGAGCGGGCGCGGGCTGCCGGCGCGATGGCGTACCTGGTGAAGCCCTTCCAGAAGAGCGACCTGGTGCCGGCGGTGGAGATCGCCCTCTCCCGCTACTCGGAGATCGCCGCGCTGGAGGCGGAGGTCGCCGGGCTGACCGACCGGCTGGAGATCCGCAAGACCGTGGAACGCGCCAAGGGCGCGCTGATGACCACGTACAACATGACCGAACCGCAGGCGTTCAAGTGGATCCAGCGGACGGCGATGGACCACCGGATGACCATGAAAGAGGTCGCCGAGCGCATCCTGACGGAAACCGCCGGCGGTGAGGCGGCGCAGCCCGCCGGGTGA